The following proteins are encoded in a genomic region of Coffea eugenioides isolate CCC68of chromosome 6, Ceug_1.0, whole genome shotgun sequence:
- the LOC113775830 gene encoding josephin-like protein, giving the protein MSIGNMNKRVGFSPDVNDKQPVIRKQYSNKERSGYRSIKVSGGSKERVHAATQGTWTSFRVPESSSSSGFSAVRFAKRVGANVAQALRFISCRKKCSCKVSSAASLTLARSRSYAETLDDSQRAEAIEDCIEFFNSSSSLQRSNSVASSC; this is encoded by the coding sequence ATGTCAATCGGGAACATGAATAAGAGAGTTGGTTTCAGCCCTGATGTCAACGATAAGCAACCGGTAATCAGGAAGCAGTACTCTAACAAAGAACGCTCTGGATACCGCAGTATTAAAGTTAGCGGGGGGAGCAAGGAGAGAGTCCATGCTGCTACTCAGGGGACCTGGACTAGTTTCAGAGTTCCCGAAAGCTCTTCGTCATCAGGATTCTCAGCCGTGAGATTTGCAAAGCGCGTTGGAGCCAACGTTGCCCAGGCTCTTCGTTTCATCTCCTGCCGGAAGAAGTGTTCGTGCAAAGTGTCTTCGGCGGCTAGTTTAACTTTAGCAAGATCACGGTCCTATGCAGAGACACTTGATGATTCTCAGCGGGCTGAAGCTATTGAGGACTGCATTGAGTTCTTCAATTCATCATCTTCCTTGCAAAGATCCAATTCAGTTGCAAGCTCTTG